From a region of the Pseudanabaena sp. ABRG5-3 genome:
- a CDS encoding thioredoxin domain-containing protein yields the protein MNSENPTSPTPASNQLRNLLVAIAAIILTTALFFGFQAQQSSTSLDAVASAAIPIDEAIANDKPTTIEFYADWCSSCQSMAADNLSLEKEYSDRMNFVMLNVDNTKWLPEVTKYRVDGIPRFIFLDRANQAIGDTTGAVPREIMAANIEAAIANQPLPHNSISSDRTSTIAEPKAADISQPRDHGKKL from the coding sequence ATGAATTCAGAGAATCCAACTAGTCCCACACCTGCATCTAATCAGTTACGCAATTTATTAGTGGCGATCGCCGCAATTATTCTGACTACGGCTCTATTCTTTGGGTTTCAGGCGCAGCAAAGTAGTACCTCACTGGATGCAGTGGCATCCGCCGCAATCCCGATTGATGAAGCGATCGCCAATGACAAACCCACCACCATCGAGTTTTATGCAGATTGGTGTAGCAGTTGTCAGTCGATGGCGGCGGATAATTTGTCCCTCGAAAAAGAATATAGCGATCGCATGAATTTTGTGATGCTAAATGTGGACAATACTAAATGGTTGCCAGAGGTGACTAAGTACCGTGTTGATGGGATTCCCAGATTTATTTTTTTAGATCGGGCTAATCAGGCGATCGGTGATACGACGGGAGCCGTCCCCCGCGAAATTATGGCAGCGAATATCGAAGCGGCGATCGCTAATCAACCCTTGCCCCACAATAGTATTAGTAGCGATCGCACCTCGACCATTGCTGAACCCAAAGCCGCCGATATTTCGCAACCTCGAGATCACGGTAAAAAGTTATAA
- a CDS encoding MFS transporter — translation MSNSENSFDASPYDLTQAKLTFGEKLAYGAGDLGTSITTNLLSFFLLFFFTNVAGLDPALAGLVLLIGKIFDAINDPIIGVLSDRTKSKMGRRLPWMIYSAIPFGLTFLAQWLVPSTDKTVLFWYYAIIGIIFNTFFTAVNLPYTALTPEITQDYNERTSLNTFRFTFSIGGSILSLIIAQIIFAFFKDPARQTGSCNTGGMQYIVLGAVCAIISSISIYWCVLGIKRRAIASDRHRLHNESLDTHNEELSFGEQLKIVFNNRPFLFVIGIYFCSWLALQITASIIPYFVVNWMKMQESDFILVTIAVQGTALIMLSVWSAISRRFGKKAAYFMGSGIWIIAQAGLFFLQEGQVVLLYILAIMAGAGVSTAYLIPWSMIPDVTDLDELETGQRREGIFYAFMVLLQKFGLALGLFLLGLGLSWAKFKESVPCQPLPVQPDSALFAIRVAIGPLPTIALIIGLGLAYFYPITREVHTEILMRLAERRRQASESSE, via the coding sequence ATGAGTAATTCTGAGAACTCCTTTGATGCCTCACCCTATGACCTCACGCAAGCCAAACTAACTTTTGGTGAAAAACTTGCCTATGGTGCAGGTGATCTAGGTACTTCCATCACTACCAACCTGCTCTCATTCTTTCTTTTATTCTTTTTTACCAATGTCGCAGGACTTGATCCCGCTCTTGCAGGACTAGTCCTATTAATCGGCAAAATCTTTGATGCGATTAATGATCCGATTATCGGTGTCCTCAGCGATCGCACTAAATCCAAAATGGGCCGGCGACTACCTTGGATGATTTATTCGGCAATTCCCTTTGGGCTGACATTCCTCGCGCAATGGTTAGTGCCTAGTACTGATAAAACGGTTCTTTTTTGGTATTACGCGATTATCGGCATCATTTTTAATACCTTCTTCACGGCAGTTAACCTTCCCTATACTGCGCTCACCCCTGAAATTACTCAAGATTATAATGAACGGACTAGTCTAAACACTTTCCGTTTCACCTTCTCCATCGGTGGCAGTATTCTCTCTCTCATCATTGCCCAAATCATCTTTGCCTTTTTCAAAGATCCTGCGCGGCAAACTGGCAGTTGCAATACGGGTGGAATGCAATATATTGTGCTAGGTGCAGTCTGTGCAATTATTTCTAGCATTTCGATTTATTGGTGTGTGTTGGGAATTAAAAGGAGAGCGATCGCTAGCGATCGCCACCGACTTCATAATGAATCCCTAGATACGCATAACGAAGAATTGAGCTTTGGGGAACAGTTGAAAATAGTTTTTAACAATCGTCCATTTCTATTTGTCATTGGAATTTACTTCTGTTCTTGGCTAGCTCTGCAAATCACTGCTTCGATTATTCCCTATTTCGTTGTCAATTGGATGAAGATGCAGGAGAGTGATTTTATCCTTGTTACGATCGCCGTTCAAGGTACAGCCCTAATTATGCTATCTGTATGGAGTGCGATTAGTAGAAGATTCGGTAAAAAAGCAGCCTATTTTATGGGGTCTGGCATTTGGATTATTGCTCAAGCAGGATTATTTTTCTTGCAAGAAGGACAAGTGGTATTGCTCTACATATTAGCAATTATGGCGGGTGCTGGGGTTTCTACAGCCTATCTCATTCCTTGGTCAATGATTCCCGATGTCACCGATCTGGATGAACTAGAAACAGGGCAGCGTCGTGAAGGTATTTTCTATGCCTTCATGGTGCTATTGCAAAAATTTGGTCTCGCACTTGGTTTATTCTTGCTAGGACTCGGTTTGTCTTGGGCAAAGTTTAAAGAAAGTGTTCCTTGTCAACCTTTACCTGTACAGCCAGATTCCGCTTTGTTTGCGATCAGAGTAGCGATCGGCCCCTTACCCACGATCGCTTTAATCATTGGTCTAGGGTTAGCATACTTCTACCCTATTACTCGCGAAGTACACACAGAGATATTGATGCGTCTTGCAGAAAGAAGAAGACAAGCCAGTGAATCAAGCGAATAA
- a CDS encoding PAS domain S-box protein has product MHDRDYKSLRPVSNNLDWINDKSPITIAAHTTVLQAISLMDQAQSGCVLAMEGETLVGILTEQDIVQLCAAGINLGEIKIAEVMQPSPVTILRSQIRKPDEVTALLHKHQINYLPVLDDKGYPIGVITTKTLLTAITKELASRKISEQKNQRLHEKIIAKIIQKNRDLRQTEQRFSFALQNAPIVVFHQDRDLRYTWIYNPALGYKANEVIGKLDSDIITDEAARQLTEIKQRVLDTGIRERHEVAIPTEQVTQYYDLTVEPLLDKSGVVIGVSCAALDISNIKQAQVKLEESQYFTQRIVDVSPDIIYIYDLQESRNVYVNSAISSILGYTSDDLQAIDSDLFSIIIHPDDVKKVIELQKKFDTAKDGTIIEIEYRARHANGEWRWLYDRSSVFARDANGKVKQTVGNAQNITKRKLAEQRLKEIEIQQRTILEHLPVGVIITEGADQKMRYYNPYFKQLFGYSFSEVSTFEKWLPLAYPDPEYREWVVTTIHQQLAEAFAEQRDPEPIELRITAKDGSIKHVSVYCTIIDELHFITFVDLTNHYQTAIALQESEQHLQTIVSQSSDGIVILNQEGKIVFANPAAEKIFNLHIGELKDVELGIPITIDRPFEMDFLTNKGKIKIAEVLVTQIEWDNQMSYLTSIRDITDRKQVEEKLLLANTELIRATRLKDEFLANMSHELRTPLNAILGMSESLQDEILGELNDRQKKSIATIERSGYHLLELINDILDLAKIEAGKLELHTQNNSAQSICNDSLTFVKQIALKKNVQLITQIPSTPLSICVDELRIRQALINLLTNAVKFTPEGGSVTLAVTTHHIENLDETPQDFIDFSVIDTGIGIDQKDMGKLFQTFVQIDSDLNRKYTGTGLGLALVKRIAELHYGKVMLESKINEGSKFTIRLPYDQHQNDLFQSSLLEEQSAILTPSLPLTPTELQTSQLILIVDDNEANISSMWDYLKSRGYRLIAAKDGEAAVGLANSEKPNLILMDIQMPKMDGLEAIRIIRTNPDLVSTPIIALTALAMSGDRERCLQVGANDYLTKPVKLKHLSETIQKLLSS; this is encoded by the coding sequence ATGCATGATCGAGACTATAAGTCTTTACGTCCTGTGTCTAATAATTTAGATTGGATAAATGATAAAAGTCCCATTACGATCGCCGCCCATACAACTGTACTCCAAGCAATAAGTCTTATGGATCAAGCACAATCTGGTTGTGTCTTGGCAATGGAGGGGGAAACGCTAGTGGGAATACTTACAGAACAAGATATTGTTCAGCTTTGTGCTGCGGGGATAAATTTAGGGGAAATAAAAATTGCTGAGGTGATGCAACCATCACCTGTCACGATATTGCGATCGCAAATTCGTAAACCCGATGAAGTTACGGCGCTATTGCATAAACATCAAATTAACTATTTACCAGTTTTAGATGATAAAGGCTATCCAATAGGGGTAATTACAACGAAAACCCTGCTCACAGCTATCACGAAAGAACTTGCATCTCGGAAAATATCGGAACAAAAGAACCAACGTCTCCACGAAAAAATCATCGCCAAAATCATCCAAAAAAATCGTGATTTACGGCAAACAGAACAAAGATTTTCCTTTGCACTCCAAAATGCTCCTATAGTCGTCTTTCATCAAGATCGAGACTTACGGTATACATGGATTTATAACCCTGCATTGGGCTACAAGGCAAATGAGGTGATCGGCAAACTCGATAGCGATATCATAACCGATGAGGCGGCGCGTCAGCTTACAGAGATTAAACAACGGGTATTAGACACAGGAATTCGCGAACGTCATGAAGTTGCCATTCCCACAGAACAGGTAACTCAATATTATGACTTGACCGTAGAACCGTTATTGGATAAATCAGGAGTGGTCATTGGCGTGAGTTGCGCGGCTTTAGACATTAGCAATATCAAGCAAGCTCAAGTCAAGCTTGAGGAAAGCCAATATTTTACGCAACGCATTGTTGATGTTTCCCCTGACATCATTTATATCTATGACCTACAAGAGAGCCGTAATGTTTATGTTAACAGTGCCATATCTTCCATCCTTGGATATACCTCTGACGATCTCCAAGCTATAGATTCAGATCTCTTCTCAATCATCATCCATCCTGATGATGTCAAGAAAGTAATTGAATTGCAAAAGAAATTTGATACCGCTAAGGATGGAACTATTATTGAGATAGAATATCGGGCAAGACATGCGAATGGGGAATGGCGGTGGCTCTATGATCGCTCTTCTGTATTTGCTAGAGATGCTAATGGTAAGGTCAAGCAGACTGTCGGTAATGCTCAAAACATCACGAAGCGGAAACTGGCGGAACAGAGACTCAAAGAGATCGAGATACAACAGCGCACGATCCTCGAACATTTGCCAGTTGGTGTAATTATTACTGAAGGTGCTGATCAAAAAATGCGCTACTACAACCCCTACTTTAAGCAGTTGTTTGGCTATTCTTTCTCGGAAGTCTCGACGTTTGAGAAGTGGTTACCTCTTGCCTATCCTGATCCTGAATATCGCGAGTGGGTAGTTACAACTATTCATCAGCAATTGGCTGAAGCCTTTGCAGAGCAGAGAGACCCTGAACCGATAGAATTAAGAATTACCGCTAAGGATGGCAGTATCAAACATGTCAGTGTATATTGCACAATCATTGACGAATTGCACTTTATCACGTTTGTCGATCTGACTAATCACTATCAAACTGCGATCGCATTACAGGAGAGCGAACAACATTTACAAACCATTGTCAGCCAAAGCTCTGATGGAATTGTAATTCTCAATCAAGAGGGCAAGATTGTTTTTGCCAACCCTGCTGCCGAAAAAATATTTAACCTCCACATTGGTGAACTCAAGGATGTAGAGCTAGGGATTCCCATTACGATTGATCGTCCCTTTGAGATGGACTTCTTAACTAATAAAGGGAAAATCAAAATAGCAGAAGTACTGGTCACTCAGATCGAATGGGATAATCAGATGTCGTATTTGACTTCCATTCGTGATATTACCGATCGCAAACAAGTAGAGGAAAAGTTATTACTCGCAAATACTGAATTAATTCGGGCAACTCGCTTAAAGGATGAATTTCTTGCCAATATGAGCCATGAGTTACGGACTCCGCTCAATGCGATTTTGGGGATGTCAGAAAGTTTGCAAGATGAAATTTTGGGTGAACTAAATGATCGTCAGAAAAAATCGATCGCCACCATTGAACGCAGTGGATATCATCTTTTAGAGTTAATTAATGACATTCTCGATCTTGCCAAAATTGAAGCAGGCAAACTAGAACTACATACTCAAAATAATTCTGCGCAATCCATTTGTAACGACAGCCTCACCTTTGTCAAACAAATTGCCCTTAAGAAAAATGTACAGTTGATCACGCAAATTCCCTCTACACCTCTTTCTATTTGTGTCGATGAACTTCGCATTCGTCAAGCCTTAATTAATCTCCTTACCAATGCCGTTAAATTTACGCCAGAGGGTGGCAGTGTTACTTTAGCAGTAACCACCCATCATATAGAGAATCTAGATGAAACACCTCAAGATTTTATCGATTTCTCTGTGATTGATACAGGTATCGGGATTGACCAAAAAGATATGGGCAAACTATTTCAAACCTTTGTGCAGATTGATAGTGATTTGAACCGCAAATATACAGGTACTGGTTTAGGATTAGCCCTAGTCAAGCGTATTGCTGAATTACATTATGGCAAAGTCATGCTTGAAAGCAAGATCAATGAGGGTAGCAAATTTACGATTCGATTACCCTATGATCAGCATCAAAATGATCTATTCCAGAGTTCTTTATTAGAAGAACAATCGGCAATATTGACACCATCATTACCATTAACGCCAACAGAACTACAAACCTCTCAATTAATTCTAATCGTTGATGATAATGAGGCAAATATTTCTAGCATGTGGGACTATCTAAAAAGCCGAGGATATCGACTGATTGCCGCAAAAGATGGAGAAGCCGCAGTAGGTTTAGCCAATAGTGAAAAGCCCAATCTAATTTTGATGGATATTCAAATGCCAAAGATGGACGGACTAGAAGCAATTAGAATCATTCGTACTAATCCAGATTTAGTTTCTACGCCGATCATTGCGCTAACAGCTTTGGCAATGTCGGGCGATCGCGAAAGGTGTTTGCAAGTAGGGGCTAACGATTACTTGACTAAACCCGTCAAATTAAAACATCTTTCTGAAACTATTCAGAAACTATTGAGTAGCTAA
- a CDS encoding thioredoxin domain-containing protein: protein MPNRLTRSQSLYLRKHADNPIDWYPWGNEALEKAKAENKPIFLSVGYSSCHWCTVMEHEAFSDTVIADYMNDHFVAIKVDREERPDLDSIYMQAVQIMGESGGWPLNLFLAPDDLVPFYGGTYFPIEPRYGRPGFLRVLQSICEIYYERYQDIQDYKDQIVRNLHQVNKLIPVPIISDEVLANGIAKCAEVVTNRDYGTCFPMIPYANLLLRASRFEANNAESSTNMLQDKAQQRGLDLALGGIFDHVAGGWHRYTVDHTWTVPHFEKMLYDNGLIMEYLANLWLSGLQEPAIARACAITATWLQREMLAEEGCFYASQDADSEGREGKFWVWSFAELKKIFSNTELDLLIKEFTISVNGNFEETNVLQRKKLGELSPETEACLLKLFCRRYGEYSRPTDAFPVARSQDDIREIDWEGRVPPITDTKAITAWNALMISGLATAYRAFQKPIYKQLAVNAAKFILEHQWIEGHLQRINYDGQAAFPAQSEDYAFLIKAMLDLHQAIPEEADFYLQQAIAIQAEFDRDFWDALSGGYFNTTSESSQHLLLRERNYQDNATPSPNGIAIANLVRLASVTEKLEYLDRAELALKRFGLVIANSPVACPSLLAAFDWFRNHTLVRTNPAQYAYLNQQYLPSVMLRIDQHLPNPDAIAMVCQGFACLEPAMTQEICDRQLFRSTTRVK, encoded by the coding sequence ATGCCCAACCGTCTCACGCGATCGCAAAGTCTCTACCTCCGCAAACACGCTGACAACCCGATCGATTGGTATCCTTGGGGCAACGAAGCATTAGAAAAAGCCAAAGCCGAAAATAAACCGATCTTTTTGTCCGTTGGTTACTCCAGTTGCCATTGGTGTACGGTGATGGAGCATGAGGCTTTTTCGGATACGGTGATTGCTGACTACATGAATGATCACTTTGTGGCGATCAAAGTAGATCGCGAAGAACGCCCCGATCTGGACAGCATCTACATGCAGGCAGTGCAGATCATGGGTGAAAGCGGCGGCTGGCCCCTAAATTTATTTCTTGCCCCCGATGATTTAGTTCCCTTTTATGGTGGGACATACTTCCCCATTGAGCCACGCTATGGCAGACCGGGGTTCCTCCGAGTGCTGCAATCGATTTGCGAAATCTATTACGAGCGCTATCAAGATATTCAAGATTATAAAGATCAAATTGTACGCAACCTGCACCAAGTCAATAAGCTAATTCCTGTGCCGATCATTAGTGATGAGGTCTTAGCCAATGGGATTGCTAAATGTGCGGAAGTCGTCACAAATCGCGATTATGGAACCTGTTTCCCGATGATTCCCTATGCAAATTTGCTATTAAGAGCAAGTCGATTTGAAGCAAATAATGCTGAATCTAGTACAAACATGCTCCAAGACAAGGCTCAGCAACGAGGGCTAGATTTAGCTCTAGGTGGCATCTTTGATCATGTTGCAGGGGGATGGCATCGCTACACCGTTGACCATACTTGGACAGTCCCGCATTTTGAGAAGATGCTCTATGACAATGGCTTGATCATGGAATATCTGGCAAATCTCTGGCTGTCGGGATTACAAGAACCTGCGATCGCTAGAGCCTGTGCAATAACTGCCACTTGGCTTCAGCGTGAGATGCTAGCCGAAGAAGGATGCTTCTATGCTTCCCAAGATGCCGATAGTGAAGGCAGAGAAGGCAAGTTCTGGGTATGGAGTTTTGCAGAACTAAAGAAGATTTTTAGTAATACGGAACTTGATCTGTTAATTAAGGAATTTACGATTTCAGTCAATGGCAACTTTGAAGAAACCAATGTCTTACAGCGCAAAAAACTAGGAGAACTTTCTCCAGAAACTGAAGCCTGTTTGCTAAAGTTATTCTGCCGTCGCTATGGCGAATATTCGCGCCCAACCGATGCTTTTCCTGTTGCGCGTAGTCAGGATGATATTCGCGAAATTGATTGGGAAGGTCGCGTACCACCCATTACCGACACCAAGGCGATTACGGCTTGGAATGCGTTAATGATTTCAGGTTTAGCAACTGCTTACCGTGCTTTCCAAAAGCCTATCTATAAACAATTGGCAGTGAATGCGGCAAAATTTATTCTCGAACATCAATGGATAGAAGGGCATCTCCAAAGGATTAATTACGATGGTCAAGCCGCATTTCCTGCCCAATCAGAGGACTATGCTTTCTTGATTAAGGCAATGCTAGATTTGCACCAAGCGATCCCTGAAGAAGCTGATTTCTATTTACAACAGGCGATCGCCATTCAAGCAGAATTTGATCGCGATTTTTGGGATGCCCTTTCTGGTGGCTATTTCAACACTACTAGCGAGTCTAGTCAGCATTTACTGTTGCGAGAACGTAATTATCAAGACAATGCGACCCCGTCACCCAATGGCATTGCGATCGCTAATTTAGTGCGTCTTGCTAGCGTTACCGAAAAATTAGAATATTTAGATCGGGCTGAGTTAGCCCTCAAACGCTTTGGTCTAGTGATTGCCAATAGTCCTGTGGCTTGTCCAAGTTTGTTAGCCGCTTTTGACTGGTTCCGCAACCATACCCTTGTGCGGACAAATCCTGCTCAATATGCCTATCTCAATCAGCAATATTTACCCTCGGTGATGTTACGCATCGATCAACATTTACCCAATCCCGATGCGATTGCGATGGTATGTCAGGGCTTTGCTTGCCTAGAACCTGCAATGACTCAAGAAATCTGCGATCGGCAGTTATTCAGAAGTACGACTAGAGTTAAATAG
- the chlP gene encoding geranylgeranyl reductase, translating to MTLRVAVVGGGPAGSCAAETLAKAGIETYIFERKLDNAKPCGGAIPLCMVSEFELPPEIIDRRVRNMKMISPSNVEVDIKLDNPDEYIGMCRREVLDAYLRNRAADLGAKLINGRVLDIKINNNGNQPYVITYSDFAEGGTEGVMRTLEIDLIIGADGANSVVAKAMDAGDYNYAIAFQERIRIPEDKMEYYKDLAEMYVGDDVSPDFYAWVFPKYDHVAVGTGTMHKNQRLIKQLQAGIRARALPRIEGGEVIKVEAHPIPEHPRPRRVVGRIALVGDAAGYVTKSSGEGIYFAAKSGRMCAEAIVEFAEAGKRIPTEADLKVYIKRWDKQYGLTYKVLDILQNVFYATNATREAFVEMCADKDVQKLTFDSYLYKTVVPANPFTQLKITLKTIGSLFRGNALAP from the coding sequence TTGACATTACGAGTTGCTGTTGTAGGCGGCGGACCTGCGGGTTCTTGTGCGGCTGAAACACTTGCCAAAGCAGGTATTGAGACCTATATATTTGAACGGAAGCTGGATAACGCCAAACCCTGCGGCGGAGCAATTCCTTTATGTATGGTTTCCGAGTTTGAATTGCCTCCAGAAATTATCGATCGCCGCGTTCGCAATATGAAAATGATCTCCCCCAGCAATGTGGAGGTAGACATTAAATTAGACAATCCCGATGAATATATCGGTATGTGTCGCCGCGAAGTTTTAGATGCTTATTTACGCAATCGTGCGGCTGACCTCGGCGCAAAGCTGATTAATGGTCGCGTACTAGATATCAAAATCAACAACAATGGTAATCAGCCCTATGTAATCACCTACTCCGACTTTGCTGAGGGTGGTACTGAAGGCGTAATGCGTACCCTTGAGATCGATCTAATTATTGGCGCTGATGGTGCTAACTCCGTAGTTGCTAAGGCTATGGATGCTGGTGACTACAACTATGCGATCGCTTTCCAAGAGCGTATCCGTATCCCTGAAGACAAGATGGAATATTACAAAGATCTTGCAGAAATGTATGTTGGCGATGATGTATCGCCCGATTTCTACGCATGGGTCTTCCCTAAATACGATCACGTGGCAGTTGGTACTGGCACAATGCACAAAAACCAACGCCTGATCAAGCAATTGCAAGCGGGTATTCGCGCCCGTGCCTTGCCTCGCATCGAAGGTGGCGAAGTGATTAAAGTCGAAGCCCACCCCATTCCTGAGCATCCCCGTCCTCGTCGTGTCGTTGGTCGGATTGCCCTCGTTGGTGATGCGGCTGGCTATGTCACCAAGTCCAGTGGCGAAGGCATTTACTTTGCTGCGAAGTCGGGACGGATGTGTGCAGAAGCGATCGTCGAGTTTGCTGAAGCTGGTAAGCGTATTCCAACCGAAGCTGATCTCAAGGTTTACATCAAGCGTTGGGACAAGCAATATGGCTTGACCTATAAAGTCCTAGACATTCTTCAGAATGTGTTTTATGCCACCAATGCTACCCGTGAAGCCTTTGTGGAAATGTGTGCTGATAAGGATGTCCAAAAGCTCACCTTTGACAGCTATCTCTACAAAACCGTTGTCCCTGCTAATCCTTTCACCCAGTTGAAGATTACCTTAAAGACAATTGGTAGCTTGTTTAGAGGCAATGCCTTAGCCCCCTAA
- a CDS encoding DUF4926 domain-containing protein translates to MSKFQMFDSVTLNQDIQLHSGGIAPQGTDGAIVEIFKDGEAYLVELFGGWLKLTPEGDMIETSQDDPEAFRDSLDVETLYPHQINLINAHQQSDKQKVKQ, encoded by the coding sequence ATGAGTAAATTTCAAATGTTTGATTCCGTTACCTTAAATCAAGACATTCAGCTTCACTCTGGTGGAATTGCCCCCCAAGGGACTGATGGTGCGATCGTGGAAATATTTAAAGATGGTGAAGCCTACCTAGTCGAGCTATTTGGTGGATGGCTAAAGTTAACACCTGAAGGCGATATGATCGAAACATCTCAAGACGATCCCGAAGCATTTCGTGACAGCCTAGATGTAGAAACGCTCTATCCTCATCAAATAAATCTAATAAATGCTCATCAACAAAGTGACAAACAAAAAGTAAAGCAATAA
- a CDS encoding toxin-antitoxin system HicB family antitoxin → MATLTIRLPDDKHTRLKELAQSRGISVNKLMEELSTIVLAEFDAYNRFKVMASRGDVQKGLRILDKLDAKT, encoded by the coding sequence ATGGCAACTTTAACAATTCGACTTCCCGATGATAAACATACAAGGTTAAAGGAACTAGCTCAGTCACGAGGAATTAGCGTCAATAAGCTTATGGAAGAATTGTCAACTATTGTTCTTGCTGAGTTCGATGCCTATAACAGGTTTAAAGTAATGGCATCAAGAGGTGATGTCCAAAAAGGTTTACGCATACTAGATAAATTAGATGCAAAAACATGA
- a CDS encoding putative toxin-antitoxin system toxin component, PIN family — MKSRIVIDTSVLISALIGSTGASRELIRLCLQGEYQPLMGNNLFLEYESVVLREEIITQCTLTKQEIFTLLEAFMSVCQWIDIYYLWRPNLRDEADNHLIELAIAGNAQIIATKNIKDFLNSDLIFPNLSILKPEQIVRR; from the coding sequence ATGAAATCCCGAATTGTTATTGATACTAGCGTTTTAATCAGCGCTCTAATAGGCTCCACTGGAGCAAGTCGAGAGTTGATTAGGCTCTGCCTTCAAGGAGAATATCAACCACTGATGGGAAACAACTTGTTTTTAGAATATGAGTCAGTAGTTCTGCGCGAAGAAATCATTACTCAATGTACTTTGACAAAACAGGAGATTTTTACCTTACTTGAGGCTTTTATGAGTGTCTGTCAATGGATTGATATTTACTATTTGTGGAGACCTAACTTGAGAGACGAAGCAGATAACCATTTAATAGAACTAGCGATCGCAGGTAATGCTCAAATTATTGCCACAAAAAACATCAAAGATTTCTTAAACAGTGATCTCATCTTCCCCAACTTATCCATTCTCAAGCCAGAACAAATCGTTAGGAGATAA
- a CDS encoding type II toxin-antitoxin system HicB family antitoxin, whose amino-acid sequence MLTTFTANYTKIDSGYMGQLIEWQEVITEGETLELCRESLQDALQEMIAAYKQQNKEIPFIKIL is encoded by the coding sequence ATGCTTACAACCTTTACCGCAAATTATACAAAGATTGACTCAGGTTACATGGGGCAACTCATTGAATGGCAAGAGGTAATAACTGAGGGTGAAACGCTGGAACTTTGTCGGGAATCTTTGCAAGATGCTTTACAGGAAATGATTGCTGCATATAAGCAACAAAATAAAGAGATTCCTTTTATTAAAATATTATAG